A window of Theropithecus gelada isolate Dixy chromosome 14, Tgel_1.0, whole genome shotgun sequence contains these coding sequences:
- the SLN gene encoding sarcolipin: protein MGINTRELFLNFTIVLITVILMWLLVRSYQY from the coding sequence ATGGGGATAAACACCCGGGAGCTGTTTCTCAACTTCACTATTGTCTTGATTACAGTTATTCTTATGTGGCTCCTTGTGAGGTCCTATCAGTACTGA